Below is a window of Pyrobaculum aerophilum str. IM2 DNA.
CGCTTTTACACGCAGAGGCTATTTTCAACACGGTGTCCGGCTTTACACAAGGCATATCGCCGGGCATCCACACAATACATTTCTTTTGGTACAGGGCTATTAAAGCGGCTTTTAGGCTGGTGGAAAGTCCCTGCCGCCACCACGGGTTGTATATTATGCCGTCAACTCTGCCCGCGGCTGAGGCGACCTCCCGGCTGTTCACTACTATGTACGTTTCAAGGCCTGCCGACCTTAATGTCTCGGCGGCGTGCCAGACTAAAGGCCTCCCTTTAAAATTGGCCAGGAGCTTTTGAGAGCCAAAGCGGGCTGAGCCGCCAGCGGCGAGGACAACTCCAGCGCATTTCACCTCAAGAGGCGCCACAGAAATTCGGGCGTTACCGGCGTCTTGTTAATCCTAACCCCCGGCTTTATTCTCCTTACCGCGTCTTCCACCGCGGCGATGACGGCCGGCGTAGAGGCAATTGTCGCTGCCTCGCCTATTCCTTTTGTGCCCGTTGGGTGTTTCGATCTGTGGGGACTCTCGGCGAAGTAAACCTCGTATTTAGGCGCCTCGGCCGCTGTCGGGACGTAATAAAAGGCAAGGTTTGAGGTAATTAAATTGCCGCTCTCGTCGTAAACGACCTCTTCATACAGCGCCTGGGCTATTCCCTGCAACGCGCCGCCGGTGATCTGGCCTGACGCCAGTAACGGATTGACCACAACGCCCACGTCGTCATAGGACTTGTAGAGCATGGGCTTGACAAAGCCGGTCTCGGGATCCAGCTCTACCACGGCCAAATGCACGCCGAATGGAAAGGTTGAGTCTGCGTGGTAAATAGCCTCTACAGTGAGCTGGGCCTCCGCCTCTCCTCTGTACACTGCTCTAACTACGTCTTTAACTGTAGCGGACTTGCCCCCGCAACTAAACTTCCCGCCGCTGTACTCCGGGTCGCACCCCAACACTTTCCGCGCCGCTTTTAAAAGCTCCTCTTTCAGCCTCCTGGCCGCAAGTATTGCCGCCGAGCCCCCAGCTGTTATTGACCGGCTGCCCATAGTCCCAATGCCGTCAGATATCAGGGCTGTGTCCCCCCAGACGACTTTAACAGACTCAATTGGCACGTCTAACTCCTCGGCGACTATTTGAGCCAGGGCAGTGGCCAGGCCCTGGCCGTGCGGCGTGAGGGCCGTGTACAACGTGAAAGTGCCGTCTCTCTCAGCTCTGAGAATTGCCGTTTCGTAACCAAATGTTGTAATCTCTACGTATACCGAGAAGCCGACTCCTACGACGCGTCCGCGTTTAAGCTCCTCCTCAGCCCACTGTTTAAGCTGGGAATAGCCCAGCCTCTCTAGCCCTTGTTTAAACGTGGTGAGGTAGTCGCCGGTGTCGTACGTAATGCCAAAGACATTTGTATAGGGCAGCTGTCGAATTAAATTCCTCTCCCTAATCTCCACTCTGTCTATGCCGAGCTCGTCGGCGAGGCGGTCCATAATTCTTTCAATAAAAAACGTGGCCTCGGGCCTGCCGGCCCCCCTGTACGCGCTAAGCGGAGTTTTATTAGTCAACACTGCAACGGCTTTAACTCTGCCGTTGCGTATATCGTAAGGCCCCGGGAGCATTCTCGCGGCCGTATCGGCCAGCCCCTCCCCCCAGTAATAAGCCCCTGCGTCGGCATATACAGTCCCCTCAATAGCTAAAATCCTCCCGTCGCGCGTGGCGCCTACTCTGTAATCTAGTATTAACGCCCTGCCGTGAGTAGTCGTTTTGAAATCCTCGCTTCTAGTTGCAACCCACTTCACAGGCCTTTTCAATAAATACGCCGCCTTGGAGACCCATATCTCCTCGGGGTAGACTATCAGTTTTGAGCCGAAGGCGCCGCCCACAAAGGGCTGTACCGCTCTTACTTTCACAAGGGGAATGTCAAGCGCCTTGGCCACTTCTTTTCTTATATCAAAAGGCACTTGGGTAGAGCTCCAAATAGTCAGCATATCGCCGTCATAAGCCGCCACCACCCCCCGGGGCTCCATAGCCGCCGGCACTACTCGTTGTATTGTAAGCCTCTCCTCTATCTTGACCTCAGCCTCTCTCATTGCACTGTCAACATCGCCTCCTTCATACACCTCTTCATGTGCTATATTAGTGCCGAGGTTTTCGTCTACCAACGGCGCTCCTGGCCTCAAGGCCTCAAAGACGTCTAACACCGCCGGGAGGGGCTCGTAATCCACTACTACCTTCTCTAACGCGTCGTATAAAAGATAGCGGTCACCAGCCACGACCATGGCCACGGCCTCTCCCTGGTATCTCACCTTGCCCCCAGGGGCGAAGCCCATCTCCTCCGGCCCGAACACCGCCACAACTCCCTTTTGTTTAGCCGCGTCGGAGAGATCAACCCTAAGGACTCTGGCGTGGGCGTAGGGGGAGCGGACAAATCCCGCGTACAACATTCCAGGAAGGACTATGTCGTCGACGTACTGCGCCCGTCCGCTGAGAATTACGTCGTCCTCAAACCTGGGTATCGGTCTGCCGACGTACTTCATAGACCCGCTGCCTCTTTTATTGCATTAATAATGTTCTGGTAACCAGTGCATCTACACAATACCCCGCTAATGCCCTCTATGACTTCCTCCTCGCTCTTCACGCCCCTTTTCAGAAGGTGATAAGCCGTTAACAACATGCCCGAGGTGCAGAAGCCGCACTGCGCGGCGTGATTTCTCTTAAAAGCCTCTTTCAGCCTGTCCATAACTTCATCGCTGTGTTCAATTGTGAATATCTCCGCGCCGTCTGC
It encodes the following:
- a CDS encoding (2Fe-2S)-binding protein — translated: MRVFLKINGVLYEVEVEPRRLLAHVLRELGFTSVRIGCDTATCGACTVIMNGRPVKSCNILAVQADGAEIFTIEHSDEVMDRLKEAFKRNHAAQCGFCTSGMLLTAYHLLKRGVKSEEEVIEGISGVLCRCTGYQNIINAIKEAAGL
- a CDS encoding nucleotidyltransferase family protein — its product is MAPLEVKCAGVVLAAGGSARFGSQKLLANFKGRPLVWHAAETLRSAGLETYIVVNSREVASAAGRVDGIIYNPWWRQGLSTSLKAALIALYQKKCIVWMPGDMPCVKPDTVLKIASACKSGLAVPVYRGARGNPVASCRDVYALALGITGDVGLRVLLNAVPTLSLEVEDAGVLADVDFPGDLQRLPC
- the cutA gene encoding glyceraldehyde dehydrogenase subunit alpha, with amino-acid sequence MKYVGRPIPRFEDDVILSGRAQYVDDIVLPGMLYAGFVRSPYAHARVLRVDLSDAAKQKGVVAVFGPEEMGFAPGGKVRYQGEAVAMVVAGDRYLLYDALEKVVVDYEPLPAVLDVFEALRPGAPLVDENLGTNIAHEEVYEGGDVDSAMREAEVKIEERLTIQRVVPAAMEPRGVVAAYDGDMLTIWSSTQVPFDIRKEVAKALDIPLVKVRAVQPFVGGAFGSKLIVYPEEIWVSKAAYLLKRPVKWVATRSEDFKTTTHGRALILDYRVGATRDGRILAIEGTVYADAGAYYWGEGLADTAARMLPGPYDIRNGRVKAVAVLTNKTPLSAYRGAGRPEATFFIERIMDRLADELGIDRVEIRERNLIRQLPYTNVFGITYDTGDYLTTFKQGLERLGYSQLKQWAEEELKRGRVVGVGFSVYVEITTFGYETAILRAERDGTFTLYTALTPHGQGLATALAQIVAEELDVPIESVKVVWGDTALISDGIGTMGSRSITAGGSAAILAARRLKEELLKAARKVLGCDPEYSGGKFSCGGKSATVKDVVRAVYRGEAEAQLTVEAIYHADSTFPFGVHLAVVELDPETGFVKPMLYKSYDDVGVVVNPLLASGQITGGALQGIAQALYEEVVYDESGNLITSNLAFYYVPTAAEAPKYEVYFAESPHRSKHPTGTKGIGEAATIASTPAVIAAVEDAVRRIKPGVRINKTPVTPEFLWRLLR